In Deltaproteobacteria bacterium, the genomic stretch CCGTCGCGGTCGCGGTGGAGCGCCGCGTACGCGTCGCCGAGCGTGCGCGCCGGCGCGCCGGACCGATCGGCGGCAGCCCGCGCGCGGCGCTCGAGCAGCGACAGCGCGGCGTCGGCGCTGCCGCGCTGCGTCGCGGCGACGAAGTAGCGCCAGGCGGCCGCCTCGTCCGCCGCGGCCAGGCACGACGCGAACCGATACAGGAAAACGGCGCGGTCGCGGTCGCCGCGCTGCCACAGGGCGTCGGCCAACGCCCCGATGATGCCGGCGTCGACCGGCGCCCACCGCAGCGCGCCGCGCAGCTGAGCAACGGTCGCGGTGCGGTCGCCGGCCACGGCGCTCGCGAGGCGCGCGCGTTCGACCTTCAGCCACGGATCCGCGCCCGGCCTCGTGGCGGCCCGGTCGATCGCCGCCAGCCGGTCGGCGGCGGCAGCCAGGTGCTCGAGCGCCCGCACGTGCGCGACCAAAAGGCGCGGGTCGTCGGGGTAACGAGCGGCGCGGGCGGCGGCGTGTCGCGCGATCGCGAGCTGGTCGCCGTCGTAGGCTGCCACCGCGACGGTGGCCCGGTACGCCGGCGCGCTGTCCGGGGCGGCGGCGATCAGCTCGTCGCGCAGCGCCGCGGCGCGATCGCGGTCGTGGGCGACCAGCGCCTCGTCGACGGCAAACAGCGCGTCGTAGTGGGCGGCGTCCGGCAGATCGAGGCTCGCGAGCAGCGGCGCGCGGTCCGCCGGAGCGATCGCCATCGCGCGCGGGCCGAACGGCGCCTGGTCCGACAGCAGCGCGTCCGCGGCGATCTCGGAGTGCGAGGTCGCCGCGGGATCGCGTACGAGCAGAGTGCGCCGGCGCGCGTCGTAGCCGGACACCGCTTGCAAGTGGGCGGCCGCGGTCTGCGTCGTCGTGAGCGTAAACGGAATGCCGGCGTCGATCAGGGCGACCGCGGCATCCCAGGTGAGCGTGAACTCCACCGCGGCGAACCCGTGGTCGACCGCCCAGCGCCGCTCGCTGTGCGCCGGCGTGCCGTCGTAGCAGATCGCTTCGGCGACGGTGAGGTGGTCGACCGGGCGGCCCCAATATTCCGCGATGGCCGCGAGGGTGGCCGGCGCGCACGTGTTGTGGTGTTGCGGCACGAGCGGCACGCCCAGGTCGACGCGCCGGCCGGTCGCGCCGCCGGCGAGCCGCTCGGCGATGGCGATGAGCGCCGGCGCCTGCGACGCGTACGACCACTCGACGCTGCGGTCGACGTCGCCCAACAGGTACGCGACGTCCGCCAGGCGGCCCGCGACGTGGCGAAACAGCGACGCGTCCATCGCGGGCGCGAGGGCGACGGCCCGGTCGAGCGCGCGGCGTGCGGCCGCCAGGTCGCCGCGATCCTGCAGCAGCTCGGCGCGGCGCAGCGCGACGCTGTAGCTTTCGATGTGGTCCTCCGCGGCCGCGTACAGCGCCAGCGCGTCGTCGCTGCGGCGGTCGCGGGTCAGCGCGTCGCCGAGGCACTCGACCGCGGGCCGATACCACGGCTGCAGTTCGAGCGCGCGCCGCGCGGCCGCGATCGCGCCGGCGAGGTCGTCGCGCTCGCGGGCGATGAGCGACCGCGTGCACCACAGCCACGGCGTCTCGCCCAGGGCCGCCGCGCCGTCGATCGCCCGATCGGCGGCGTCGAAGTCCCGCAGCAGCGCGAGGGTGAGCGCGCGCAACAGGCGCCAGTCGCGCACGGCTTCCGCGTCGAACGACGGCGGCTCGCCCGCGGACTCGAGTAGCTCCCACACCGGGATCGGACCGTCGGCGAGGCGCTCCCACCCGTAGCGCACCAGCGCCCCGGGGTGCGCGCGGTGGCGGCGCCACGTGCGCAGCAGGAGCAACTTGCCGCGGCGCGGGGCGCCGGCGCCTCGCAGCACGCGCGCGGCGACGAGCGCGGCGTCCACGTCGTCGGGCGACGCCGCGAGCACGCCGGTCGCGCGCGCTTTGCGGTACGCAGTGAGGTACAGGCCGCGCTCGTAGAGCGCGGCGATCGTGTCGATGGGGCCGGCGGTGGCCGGACGCGGGGCGGCGGCAGAGGAGGGGGACGTCGGTCGCATGGCAGTCGGCGCGAGGCCGCGGCGCACTATAGCGCGATCGCCGGCCGCCGGGGCAGGGGGCGAGCGCCCGCCGCGCGGCAGGTCGTCCGGGCGCCGCGCGGCCGATCAGCGCGTGGCGCAGTGGCCGCGGCGCCGCCGGCCCGCGAGCGCCAGCGCCCATGCCACCGCCAGCGCCGCCGCGCCGTCCGCTCCGCTCGCTCCGCCTGCGCGACAGCCGGCCGCGCCGGTCGTCGGCTCCGCCGTGCCGCCGACGCCGGCGTCCGCTCCCGGCGCGCCGCCGGCGTCGGGCTCGGCGCCCGCGTCCGGCGCGTCCGGCTCGCCGCCCGCGTCCGGCGCGTCCGGCTCGACGCCCGCGTCCGGCTCGACGCCCGCGCGCGCGATGAACGCGTCGAGATCGGCGCGGGACCCGTTGAACACGTCGCGGTCGACGCGGCCGCGGATGCCGGCGACGGAGCCGCTGCTCGTGTACTGCCAAAAGTCCCAGCGCGGCCACGGGTCGGCGATCAGCGGGCAGTCCACGCCGTAGTTGGCGACCCACAGCGGGTGGTCGACGAACTCGCCGGGCGCGCCGACGCCGTCCTGCCAGAAGTACTTCGCGGTGTAGACGATCGGCCGCACGCCGAGCGCGGCTTCGACGCGGTCGAGCCACGCGCGGACGCCGTCGCGCACGGCGTCCGGCGGCAGCCCTTGCGACTCCTCGACGTCGAGCACCGGGGGCAGATCGCCCGGCTCGAGCGGCCCCATCCGCTCCAGCAGCAGGTCGGCCTGCGCGATCGCATCCTCGGCCGGCAGGAAGTACTGGTACGTGCCGCGCACGATGCCGACCCGCCGCGCCTCGGCCCAGTTGGTCGCGTATCGCTCGTCGAGGTCGCCGAGCCCGTGGTTGGTGCGGATGAACGCGAACTCGATGCCGTCGGCGGCGACCTGGTCCCAGTCGATGTCGCCCTGCCACTTGGACACGTCGATGCCCTCGATCGTCGGCCCGTCGGCGCACACGCGCACCTCGTCGGCGACCGAGTCGACGGGCAGGGGCTCGACCGCGCACGCGCCGAGGGCGCACGCGGCAGCGGCGGCGATCCGGGGCGTCATGCGGGCGCGCCGTTGCACATCCCGGGCCGGCGACGGGGTAGCGCGCCGTCGCGCACTTGCGCCCGGCGGCCGCGGCCACTGCGCACGGCCGGTTGCACACCGGCGGCGAGCGGCGGGCACGCGCGGGCTCACATCTGGTCGGGCGCCGCGATGCCGAGGATGCCGAGCCCCTCGCGCAGCACGTCGCGCGTGGCCGCGACCAGCGCGAGCCGCGCCGCGCGGGTCGCGTCGTCGTCGCACAGGATGCGCAGCGACGCCTCCTGATTCCCCGACGTGTACCACCGCGCGAACGCGGCCGACACGTCGAGCAGGTAGCGGCACAGATGGTGCGGCTCGTTGTGCGCCGCGGCGCGCGCGGCGACGTCGCCGAAGTCGACGAGCTTGAGGGCGAGCTGGCGCTCGAGCGGCGACGTGAGCCGGTCCGGGTCGAAGTCGCCGCCGGGCTCGCCGCCCGCCTTGCGCAGCACGCTCTGGCAGCGCGCGTGCGAGTACTGCACGTACGGGCCGTTGTCGCCGTCGACGCGCAGCACCTCGTCCCAGTCGAAATCGACGTCCTTTTCGCGCTGCGACACGAGGTTCGCGAACACGACGCCGCCGACGCCGACGACGCGCGCGACCTGGGCGAGTACGTCGTCCGGCAGGTCCGGGTTGGCGGCGCGCACGCGCTCGGCCGCCCCGGCGCGCGCCTCGGCGAGCACCTCGCGCAGCAGCACGACGTTGCCGGTGCGCGTGCCGGTCTTCTTGCCGCCGATGCGCACCAGTCCGAACGGCACGTGTTCGCAGCGGTCCGCCCACTCCATGCCGGCTTTCGCGAGCACGCGGAAAAGCTGTTGGAAATGCAACGATTGGCCGCGATCGACCACGTACAGGTTCTTGACGAAGTGGTACGTCTCCCACCGATAAATGGCGGCGGCGAGGTCGCGGGTCGCGTACAGCGTCGCGCCGTCCTGCTTCTTGAGCAACAGCGGCGGCATGCCGTCGTCGTCGAGCGGCACCACGAGTGCGCCGTCGGACACCGCGGTGAGGCCCTGTTGCTCGAGCAGCGCGATCACCTGCGGCATCGCGTCCTCGTACTCGCTCTCGCCGCGGATCTCGTCGAAGCGAATGCCCAACTCGTCGTAGACCTGCTGAAACTCGGCCAGCGACACGTCCTTGAATCGCTGCCACGCGGCGCGCGCCTCCGGGTCGCCCTCCTCGAGCTTCTTGAACCAGGCGCGGCCGGCCTCCTCGAGCGACGGGTCGTCCTTCATCGCCTTGCGGAACCGCACGTACAGATCGTTGAGCGCGTCGATCGTAAGCGGCTCCGGCTCGCCCCAGCGCTCGCGGGCCGCCAGCAGCATTCCGTGCGTCGTTCCCCAGTCGCCGAGGTGGTTGATGCCGACGACGCGGTAGCCGAGCGCGCGATACAGGTTGACGAGCGCGTGGCCGATCACGGTCGACCGGATGTGGTGGTAGGCCAGGTGCTTGGCGATGTTCGGCGACGAGTAGTCGATGCACACGGTCTCGCCGCGGCCGAGGTCGGGCAGCTGCGGGCCGGCCGCGGCGTGGCGGAACAGGGCGCGGTCCTGCACGCGAAAGTTGACGAACGGGCCGGCGGCCTGCGCGGAGGCGAGGTGCTCGTCCGGCGTGAACGCCTCGGCCGCGCGCGCGGCGAGCGCCGCGGGCGGCTGGCGCAGCGCCTTGGCCGCGGGGAAGCAACCGACCGCGAGGTCGCCCATCT encodes the following:
- a CDS encoding arginine--tRNA ligase; protein product: MRGPMAGPVSTQPFATAAATAVGRALGVDPDSLVVTAPPRPEMGDLAVGCFPAAKALRQPPAALAARAAEAFTPDEHLASAQAAGPFVNFRVQDRALFRHAAAGPQLPDLGRGETVCIDYSSPNIAKHLAYHHIRSTVIGHALVNLYRALGYRVVGINHLGDWGTTHGMLLAARERWGEPEPLTIDALNDLYVRFRKAMKDDPSLEEAGRAWFKKLEEGDPEARAAWQRFKDVSLAEFQQVYDELGIRFDEIRGESEYEDAMPQVIALLEQQGLTAVSDGALVVPLDDDGMPPLLLKKQDGATLYATRDLAAAIYRWETYHFVKNLYVVDRGQSLHFQQLFRVLAKAGMEWADRCEHVPFGLVRIGGKKTGTRTGNVVLLREVLAEARAGAAERVRAANPDLPDDVLAQVARVVGVGGVVFANLVSQREKDVDFDWDEVLRVDGDNGPYVQYSHARCQSVLRKAGGEPGGDFDPDRLTSPLERQLALKLVDFGDVAARAAAHNEPHHLCRYLLDVSAAFARWYTSGNQEASLRILCDDDATRAARLALVAATRDVLREGLGILGIAAPDQM